One window of Streptomyces sp. SUK 48 genomic DNA carries:
- the rpsR gene encoding 30S ribosomal protein S18: protein MARPTKPALARKHRPNPLDAAGITYIDYKDTDLLRKFLSDRGKIRGRRVTGVGRQQQRRIAAAIKNAREMALLPYSSR, encoded by the coding sequence CACCAAGCCCGCTCTCGCGCGCAAGCACCGCCCCAACCCGCTCGACGCGGCCGGCATCACGTACATCGACTACAAGGACACCGACCTGCTGCGGAAGTTCCTCTCCGACCGCGGCAAGATCCGCGGCCGCCGTGTCACCGGGGTGGGCCGGCAGCAGCAGCGGCGGATCGCCGCGGCGATCAAGAACGCCCGCGAGATGGCCCTGCTCCCTTACTCCAGCCGCTGA
- the rpmF gene encoding 50S ribosomal protein L32, with product MAVPKRRMSRSNTRHRRAQWRASVPSLVPVTVGGRTHLVPQHLRKAYERGLLRPEG from the coding sequence ATGGCCGTCCCCAAACGCAGGATGTCCCGCAGCAACACCCGTCACCGCCGCGCCCAGTGGCGGGCGTCCGTCCCCTCGCTCGTCCCCGTCACCGTCGGCGGCCGCACCCATCTGGTGCCCCAGCACCTCAGGAAGGCGTACGAGCGCGGCCTCCTGAGGCCGGAGGGCTGA
- the tsaD gene encoding tRNA (adenosine(37)-N6)-threonylcarbamoyltransferase complex transferase subunit TsaD, with protein sequence MGSPIVLGIESSCDETGAGLVRDGRLLGHAVASSMAEHARFGGVVPEIASRAHLHALRPVVRHALDDAGLRLSDIGAVAVTTGPGLSGALQVGLAGAKGLAYALGVPLYGVHHLAGHVAADTLAHGPLPDPCVVLIVSGGHTSLLLVRDLARDPIRHLGDTLDDAAGECFDKVARVFGLPYPGGPAIDRTARTGDPRAVAFPRPLPGSYDFSFSGLKTAAARWAESHRGRELPVADGAASLQEAVADVLSRKAVAACAEYGVGTLVVVGGVAANSRVRALTEVRCRAAGIELRVPPLNLCTDNGAMIAAVGDLLVRAGAEPAPLDVSIDPSAPLEHAALHPVTARAVAA encoded by the coding sequence ATGGGTTCTCCGATCGTGCTCGGCATCGAGTCGTCCTGCGACGAGACGGGCGCCGGCCTGGTCCGCGACGGGCGGCTGCTGGGGCATGCGGTGGCGTCGAGCATGGCGGAGCACGCCCGGTTCGGCGGGGTGGTGCCGGAGATCGCCTCCCGGGCCCACCTGCACGCACTCCGCCCGGTGGTCCGGCACGCGCTGGACGACGCGGGGCTGCGGCTCTCCGACATCGGCGCGGTCGCCGTCACCACCGGGCCGGGCCTGTCGGGCGCGCTCCAGGTGGGCCTGGCCGGGGCGAAGGGGCTCGCCTACGCGCTGGGCGTCCCGCTGTACGGCGTCCACCACCTGGCCGGCCATGTCGCCGCCGACACCCTCGCCCACGGCCCGCTGCCCGACCCCTGCGTGGTGCTGATCGTCTCCGGCGGCCACACCTCGCTGCTCCTCGTGCGCGATCTGGCCCGGGACCCGATCCGCCACCTCGGCGACACCCTCGACGACGCCGCCGGGGAGTGCTTCGACAAGGTCGCGCGGGTCTTCGGGCTGCCGTATCCCGGCGGCCCGGCCATCGACCGGACGGCGCGCACGGGAGACCCCCGCGCCGTCGCCTTCCCGCGTCCGCTGCCGGGGTCGTACGACTTCTCCTTCTCGGGTCTGAAGACGGCCGCCGCACGCTGGGCCGAGAGCCACAGGGGGCGGGAGCTGCCGGTCGCCGACGGGGCGGCCTCGCTCCAGGAGGCGGTGGCCGACGTACTCAGCCGCAAGGCGGTGGCGGCCTGCGCGGAGTACGGCGTGGGGACGCTGGTCGTGGTCGGCGGTGTCGCCGCGAACTCGCGGGTGCGGGCGCTCACCGAGGTCCGCTGCCGGGCCGCGGGCATCGAACTGCGCGTGCCACCACTGAACTTGTGCACGGACAACGGCGCGATGATCGCCGCCGTCGGCGACCTCCTCGTCCGGGCCGGAGCCGAACCCGCCCCGCTGGACGTGTCGATCGACCCGTCGGCGCCGCTGGAGCACGCGGCGCTGCATCCGGTCACGGCCCGGGCGGTGGCGGCGTGA
- a CDS encoding GNAT family N-acetyltransferase, with protein sequence MTGIRVHTGAELLAQVEELRSVYVDAFCAPPWDEDEERAAEFVRRLPVDTGRPGFLAATAVRDGTMLGFATAWTTLAPFPDDRCHAQAAAGLGPDHTLRWLVGARETGELAVRPAARGTGLAARLLEAVTADAPGGRAWLVTSVRSGRALSFYRRQGWTQATHPSPDGRGVAVFLGPRHPARSLAPGPL encoded by the coding sequence GTGACCGGGATCCGCGTCCATACGGGCGCCGAACTCCTCGCGCAAGTCGAGGAGTTGCGTTCCGTCTACGTCGACGCGTTCTGTGCCCCGCCATGGGACGAGGACGAGGAGCGGGCCGCGGAGTTCGTCCGACGGCTGCCGGTGGACACCGGCCGGCCGGGCTTTCTCGCGGCGACGGCGGTACGGGACGGGACGATGCTCGGCTTCGCCACCGCCTGGACCACCCTCGCCCCCTTCCCCGACGACCGCTGCCACGCGCAGGCCGCCGCCGGGCTCGGTCCCGACCACACCCTGCGCTGGCTGGTCGGCGCCCGGGAGACGGGCGAACTCGCCGTCCGCCCCGCCGCCCGGGGCACCGGCCTCGCGGCCCGCCTCCTGGAGGCGGTCACCGCGGACGCCCCGGGAGGCCGCGCCTGGCTGGTGACGTCCGTGCGGTCGGGCCGCGCCCTGTCCTTCTACCGCCGCCAGGGCTGGACCCAGGCCACGCATCCCTCCCCCGACGGCCGGGGCGTCGCCGTCTTCCTCGGCCCCCGCCATCCGGCCCGCTCCCTGGCACCCGGGCCCCTGTGA
- a CDS encoding antibiotic biosynthesis monooxygenase family protein — protein MTTVTVTASIDTTRPVATLINVFTVTPDRQDELIALLARATEETMKHQPGFICANFHASEDGERVVNYAQWESEDHYRAMLANPAARVHMDQAAEFATDVQPRLFQVRSTHGTGRPTPR, from the coding sequence ATGACGACCGTCACCGTCACCGCGAGCATCGACACGACCCGCCCCGTGGCCACCCTCATCAACGTCTTCACCGTCACGCCGGACCGCCAGGACGAACTGATCGCCCTGCTGGCCCGCGCCACCGAGGAGACGATGAAGCACCAACCCGGCTTCATCTGCGCCAACTTCCACGCCTCCGAGGACGGGGAACGGGTCGTCAACTACGCCCAGTGGGAGTCCGAGGACCACTACCGGGCGATGCTCGCCAACCCCGCGGCACGCGTCCACATGGACCAGGCGGCGGAGTTCGCGACCGACGTCCAGCCACGGCTGTTCCAGGTCCGCTCGACACACGGCACGGGCCGGCCCACACCCCGCTAG
- a CDS encoding DUF5937 family protein, whose protein sequence is MTLVLRFGSGDTARCRFAVSPLQETMSALLVLKAPHRQAWYLPWLRGIQDVVAGLDLGLLGVAVPVRGHGPDFLWPSPTGPLTTIEDDLAQVRATAPDVVAAELAEHARRLDPRTVPPHLYRALTGDPVVARDRLVAHQREAWRALVAPLWDRVRGLLDADITTRARQLADGGLEGLFADLHRRARWENDALHLRGLRRGSLDLRGRGLVLVPTAFGWPNLGIGPTGATSAAPPSLVYPMLGAARLWAPAARPPAIARLLGAGRAAVLAETLVPGTTGGLARRVGLAPATVSHHLTVLRDAGLVTAERRGHEVLYRQTPLAAALYSGGV, encoded by the coding sequence ATGACGCTGGTGCTGAGGTTCGGGTCGGGTGACACGGCACGGTGCCGGTTCGCGGTCTCCCCGTTGCAGGAGACGATGTCCGCGCTCCTGGTGCTGAAGGCACCGCACCGCCAAGCCTGGTACCTGCCGTGGCTGCGCGGCATCCAGGACGTCGTCGCCGGACTCGATCTGGGACTGCTCGGCGTCGCGGTACCGGTGCGCGGGCACGGGCCGGACTTCCTGTGGCCGAGCCCGACCGGCCCGCTCACCACCATCGAGGACGATCTCGCCCAGGTCCGGGCCACCGCCCCGGACGTCGTCGCCGCCGAACTCGCCGAGCACGCGCGTCGCCTCGACCCCCGTACGGTGCCCCCGCACCTGTACCGCGCCCTCACCGGGGACCCCGTGGTGGCCCGGGACAGGCTCGTCGCACACCAGCGAGAGGCATGGCGGGCCCTGGTCGCACCGCTCTGGGACCGCGTACGCGGCCTGCTCGACGCGGACATCACCACGCGCGCCCGGCAGTTGGCCGACGGCGGTCTGGAAGGACTGTTCGCCGATCTGCACCGGCGGGCCAGGTGGGAGAACGACGCCCTGCACCTGAGGGGGCTGCGGCGGGGGAGCCTCGACCTGCGCGGCCGTGGCCTGGTCCTCGTCCCGACCGCCTTCGGCTGGCCGAACCTGGGCATCGGCCCCACCGGCGCCACGTCGGCCGCGCCCCCGTCCCTCGTCTACCCCATGCTCGGCGCCGCGCGGCTCTGGGCCCCGGCCGCGCGGCCACCGGCGATCGCGCGGCTGCTGGGCGCCGGGCGCGCGGCCGTCCTGGCGGAGACGCTCGTCCCCGGCACGACCGGCGGCCTCGCCCGTCGGGTGGGCCTGGCACCGGCGACCGTCTCCCACCACCTCACCGTCCTCCGCGACGCCGGCCTCGTGACCGCCGAACGGCGCGGCCACGAGGTGCTCTACCGGCAGACCCCGCTGGCGGCGGCGCTGTACTCGGGCGGCGTCTGA
- a CDS encoding MFS transporter has translation MAEPPTAPVAPPPRTRLLRGNPALRSLCASRAVSFVGDGITATVLVVLAARQDGPLGVSLLLLANALPRLAGPLAGVLADRVPTRRLMTRCELASGLVIGLIAVTLPPLPVLVPLVVLAGALATIRNPAGRSLVPLLVEPADRAPANALFGLARTLQLAVGPGLGGLLAAGPGGIHTALAVDAATFAVSALLLTGLPALEPARAPAAVTGVWAEATEGLRYVAADRRVGTLILTLFVIVALAGVDNVALVFLTRDQLAGGPAGYGLAASAFGSGMLLASAACTRLARGRSPVALLVVAITASGVGTLLTGLAPALAVVLAAQLLAGSGNAGENIGYDTVIQGIVPRPMLGRVFGTLGTAAQLGASFAYLAGGLSVGLLGARTTFALAGTGTLAVLLVLLPALRHSEQFGPGRPTGPTAQEINPQEG, from the coding sequence ATGGCCGAACCCCCGACCGCGCCGGTGGCGCCCCCGCCACGCACCCGTCTGCTGCGGGGGAACCCCGCGCTGCGGTCCCTGTGTGCCTCGCGGGCGGTGTCGTTCGTCGGCGACGGGATCACCGCCACCGTGCTCGTGGTGCTCGCCGCCCGGCAGGACGGGCCGCTCGGGGTGAGCCTGCTGCTGCTCGCGAACGCCCTGCCGAGACTCGCCGGCCCGCTGGCCGGGGTGCTCGCCGACCGTGTCCCGACCCGCCGGCTGATGACACGCTGCGAACTGGCCTCGGGTCTCGTCATCGGCCTGATCGCCGTCACCCTGCCGCCGCTGCCGGTCCTGGTCCCGCTCGTGGTGCTCGCGGGAGCGCTGGCCACCATCAGGAACCCGGCCGGGCGCAGCCTCGTCCCCCTCTTGGTCGAGCCCGCCGATCGCGCCCCGGCCAACGCGCTGTTCGGGCTGGCCCGCACCCTGCAACTCGCCGTCGGTCCCGGCCTCGGCGGGCTGCTGGCCGCCGGGCCCGGCGGCATCCACACCGCGCTGGCGGTCGACGCCGCGACCTTCGCCGTCTCGGCGCTGCTGCTGACCGGGCTCCCGGCGCTGGAACCGGCCCGCGCCCCCGCGGCGGTCACCGGGGTCTGGGCCGAGGCGACGGAGGGGCTTCGCTACGTCGCGGCGGACAGGCGGGTCGGCACCCTCATCCTCACCCTGTTCGTCATCGTCGCCCTCGCCGGTGTGGACAACGTGGCGCTGGTGTTCCTGACCAGGGATCAACTGGCGGGCGGCCCGGCCGGATACGGTCTCGCCGCCAGTGCCTTCGGCTCGGGAATGCTGCTGGCCTCGGCCGCGTGCACACGGCTGGCCCGGGGGCGTTCACCGGTGGCTCTGCTGGTCGTCGCGATCACGGCGAGCGGTGTGGGCACGCTGCTCACGGGGCTGGCTCCGGCCCTTGCCGTCGTCCTGGCGGCGCAACTGCTCGCGGGCTCGGGGAACGCCGGGGAGAACATCGGCTACGACACCGTCATCCAGGGCATCGTGCCCCGCCCGATGCTCGGCCGGGTCTTCGGCACCCTCGGCACCGCCGCCCAACTGGGCGCGAGCTTCGCCTATCTCGCCGGCGGACTGTCGGTCGGCCTGCTCGGCGCGCGCACCACCTTCGCCCTCGCCGGCACCGGGACACTCGCCGTCCTGCTCGTCCTCCTACCCGCGCTCCGCCATTCCGAGCAGTTCGGCCCCGGCCGCCCCACCGGCCCCACGGCCCAGGAAATCAACCCACAAGAGGGATAG
- a CDS encoding class I SAM-dependent methyltransferase translates to MEFYARLPAGSSPRLIHASIPAGASILELGSGAGRITHPLLELGHEVVAVDESAAMLAHIKGAETIESRIEDLKLARRFDVVLLMSHLIEKPDIEQARAFLRVCRAHVENRGRVLIQRDPPERRYVDEPPFAREVAEGCTISMRELSQASSELLSFTLDYEIDGSKWTQSVVTRPVDDRSLAYELGLADLEIDRFLNPSRSWVSARPTHLSPR, encoded by the coding sequence GTGGAGTTCTACGCGCGCCTGCCGGCCGGTTCGAGCCCGCGCCTGATCCACGCGTCGATTCCGGCGGGTGCGAGCATCCTCGAACTCGGTTCAGGCGCGGGGAGAATCACCCATCCCCTGCTGGAGCTGGGCCACGAAGTGGTCGCGGTCGACGAGTCGGCCGCCATGCTGGCGCACATCAAAGGCGCGGAGACCATCGAATCAAGGATCGAGGATCTGAAGCTCGCCCGCCGCTTCGACGTGGTTCTCCTGATGTCGCATCTGATCGAGAAACCGGACATCGAGCAGGCCCGGGCATTTCTCAGGGTCTGCCGCGCCCACGTCGAGAACCGGGGGCGTGTGCTCATCCAGCGGGACCCGCCGGAGCGGCGCTACGTCGACGAGCCGCCGTTCGCGCGAGAAGTGGCGGAAGGATGCACGATCAGCATGCGCGAGCTGAGCCAGGCGTCCTCCGAGCTGCTGTCCTTCACCCTCGACTACGAGATCGACGGCTCGAAATGGACGCAATCGGTGGTCACCAGGCCCGTGGACGACCGATCCCTCGCGTACGAACTGGGATTGGCGGACCTGGAGATCGACCGCTTCCTGAACCCGAGCCGGTCCTGGGTCAGCGCCCGGCCAACTCACCTGTCTCCGCGATGA
- a CDS encoding NAD(P)H-binding protein: MRIAVTTPTGNVGRHVVALLIRAGLRPLLLARDPGRLDPAVRREADAVAVDQRDPEAVVAATAGVDALFWVDPPTTGADPLGDYARATASVVSAVRAGGIERTVFQSSVGAELRHGAGEIDGLAGTETALDALGATVTHLRCGYFFSNLESLLDAVRAGTIPVILPLDQPLAWVAPRDIAEVAVARLLTTHWSGRHVQAVHGPADLTWTQAAEIVSAAIGRPLRVERVTDDAMRHLLRASGMTDGLVEAVIGMSAGLRDGFVPEQPRTVRSTTPTTLASWAYDVLRPRLRVHRGDR, from the coding sequence ATGCGCATCGCGGTCACCACGCCCACCGGGAACGTCGGACGCCATGTCGTCGCCCTGCTGATCCGGGCCGGGCTGCGGCCCCTGCTCCTCGCCCGCGACCCCGGCCGGCTCGATCCCGCGGTACGCCGCGAGGCCGACGCCGTCGCGGTCGACCAGCGGGACCCGGAGGCGGTCGTGGCGGCCACCGCCGGGGTCGACGCCCTCTTCTGGGTCGACCCCCCGACGACGGGCGCGGACCCGCTCGGCGACTACGCGCGGGCCACCGCGAGCGTGGTGAGCGCCGTCCGCGCAGGCGGCATCGAACGGACCGTCTTCCAGAGCAGCGTCGGCGCCGAGCTGCGCCACGGCGCCGGTGAGATCGACGGACTCGCGGGCACCGAGACCGCCCTCGACGCGCTCGGCGCCACGGTCACCCACCTGCGCTGCGGCTACTTCTTCAGCAACCTGGAGTCCCTCCTCGACGCCGTCCGGGCCGGCACGATCCCCGTGATCCTCCCGCTGGACCAGCCCCTCGCCTGGGTCGCGCCGCGCGACATCGCCGAGGTCGCCGTGGCACGCCTGCTGACGACCCACTGGTCCGGCCGCCATGTCCAGGCCGTCCACGGCCCGGCCGACCTCACCTGGACCCAGGCCGCGGAGATCGTGTCCGCCGCGATCGGCCGCCCCCTGCGCGTCGAACGCGTCACCGACGACGCGATGCGGCATCTGCTGCGCGCGTCCGGCATGACCGACGGCCTGGTCGAAGCGGTCATCGGCATGTCGGCCGGGCTGCGGGACGGCTTCGTACCGGAACAGCCCCGTACCGTGCGCAGCACCACCCCCACCACACTGGCGTCGTGGGCGTACGACGTGCTGCGGCCGCGCCTACGTGTTCATCGCGGAGACAGGTGA
- a CDS encoding metallophosphoesterase, translated as MTDTSNTRPVEGAAQKPRPSRLHRLMRVIPLIAPVLLWAVPCWVLLHAGQHWPLPVSLTGTALFVLGLIGMPLAMVHGHGRRQRDRAAIAGDTLLGTSWVLFTWSVLLGVFLRLALVLAGVGDGQDRARIVTWAVLGTTAVLLGWGYAEARRVPRVRRLDVPLPRLGPGLDGLRVALITDTHYGPLDRARWSERVCETVNTLEADLVCHTGDIADGTAERRRAQALPLGTVRATRARVYVTGNHEYYSEAQGWVDLMDELGWEPLRNRHLLLERGGDTLVVAGVDDVTAESSGLEGHRAHLAGALDGTDPGLPVLLLAHQPKFVDRAAAAGIDLQLSGHTHGGQIWPFHHLVRIDQPVVAGLSRHGARTLLYTSRGTGFWGPPFRVFAPSEITLLVLRSPHPPASS; from the coding sequence GTGACCGACACCAGCAACACCCGGCCCGTCGAGGGTGCGGCGCAGAAGCCGCGGCCGAGCCGGCTGCACCGCTTGATGCGCGTCATCCCGCTGATCGCCCCCGTGCTGCTGTGGGCCGTGCCCTGCTGGGTGCTCCTGCACGCCGGCCAGCACTGGCCGCTGCCCGTCTCCCTGACCGGCACCGCCCTGTTCGTCCTCGGGCTCATCGGGATGCCGCTCGCGATGGTGCACGGTCACGGCCGGCGCCAGCGGGACCGGGCGGCGATCGCCGGCGACACCCTGCTCGGCACCAGCTGGGTGCTGTTCACCTGGTCCGTTCTGCTCGGTGTGTTCTTGCGGCTCGCCCTGGTCCTGGCCGGCGTCGGGGACGGTCAGGACCGGGCCCGGATCGTCACCTGGGCCGTCCTCGGCACCACCGCCGTCCTGCTCGGCTGGGGGTACGCGGAGGCCCGCCGCGTGCCACGGGTGCGCCGGCTCGACGTACCGCTCCCCCGTCTGGGCCCCGGGCTGGACGGCCTCCGGGTCGCCCTCATCACCGACACCCACTACGGCCCCCTCGACCGCGCCCGCTGGTCGGAGCGGGTGTGCGAGACCGTGAACACCCTGGAAGCCGACCTGGTCTGCCACACCGGCGACATCGCGGACGGCACGGCCGAACGCCGCCGCGCCCAGGCCCTCCCCCTCGGCACCGTGCGGGCCACCCGGGCCCGCGTGTACGTGACCGGCAACCACGAGTACTACAGCGAGGCCCAGGGCTGGGTCGACCTGATGGACGAGCTGGGCTGGGAGCCGCTGCGCAACCGCCATCTGCTGCTCGAACGCGGCGGCGACACCCTCGTGGTCGCCGGTGTGGACGACGTCACCGCCGAGTCCTCCGGCCTGGAGGGCCACCGCGCCCACCTCGCCGGCGCCCTGGACGGCACCGACCCCGGCCTGCCCGTCCTGCTCCTGGCCCACCAGCCCAAGTTCGTCGACCGGGCGGCGGCCGCCGGGATCGACCTCCAGCTCTCCGGCCACACCCACGGCGGCCAGATCTGGCCCTTCCACCACCTGGTCCGCATCGACCAGCCCGTCGTCGCCGGGCTCAGCCGGCACGGCGCCCGCACCCTCCTCTACACCAGCCGCGGCACCGGCTTCTGGGGCCCGCCGTTCCGCGTCTTCGCCCCCAGCGAGATCACCCTGCTCGTGCTCCGCTCCCCGCACCCGCCCGCCTCGTCGTAA
- a CDS encoding AMP-binding protein: MTEAPRAERRTLRDWFAHPAAAHPAATALEVGDTRLTYAELGVLADQVAHRLLERSGTAAPPRRIGLLTGRTAVAYAGYLAVHRIGAAVVPLGPAFPLARNARVTAAAHLDVILTDGSCDHAARLPAPVLTLTGEDLLAPTATAPPDLPEPATTPDDLAYLLFTSGSTGEPKGVPIRHRQVCAYLEHAVPHYGPGPGDRVSQTFDLTFDPSVLDLYAAWGTGATLVAATRGDLLRPVRFAAARALTHWNSVPSVISLAERLRALKPGSLPGLRRSMFCGEPLTLRQARAWALAAGNSTLDNAYGPTELTVTCAGHRLPADPGAWPDTPNGTVPIGPLHPRLEGRLLAGELCVRGPQRFAGYLDPADNAGRFLAPDGTPYDPGTPLTDAHWYRTGDRVTALSPSTADEGPLAPGTPLAHLGRVDQQVQVHGYRVELGEVEAALRHLPGVLDAVAVALPVPGGGLELAAAHTSAPGARTEDHRTALRLRLPPYMVPARITALAALPLNPNGKVDRAAVERLLRAPEPS, translated from the coding sequence GTGACCGAGGCCCCGCGAGCCGAACGCCGGACGCTGCGCGACTGGTTCGCGCACCCGGCCGCCGCCCACCCCGCCGCGACGGCACTGGAGGTCGGCGACACCCGGCTCACCTACGCCGAACTCGGCGTCTTGGCGGATCAGGTGGCCCACCGGCTGCTGGAACGGAGCGGCACCGCCGCGCCGCCGCGCCGTATCGGGCTGCTGACCGGGCGGACCGCCGTCGCGTACGCCGGTTATCTGGCGGTCCACCGGATCGGCGCGGCCGTGGTGCCCCTCGGCCCGGCCTTCCCGCTCGCGCGCAACGCCCGCGTGACCGCCGCCGCACACCTCGACGTGATCCTCACCGACGGCTCCTGCGACCACGCGGCCCGGCTGCCGGCACCGGTCCTCACGCTCACCGGCGAGGACCTGCTCGCACCCACCGCCACCGCACCCCCGGACCTGCCCGAGCCGGCCACCACCCCCGACGATCTCGCCTACCTGTTGTTCACCTCGGGCTCGACCGGCGAGCCCAAGGGCGTCCCGATCCGGCACCGCCAGGTGTGCGCCTATCTGGAACACGCGGTGCCGCACTACGGCCCCGGGCCAGGCGACCGCGTGTCGCAGACGTTCGACCTGACCTTCGACCCGTCCGTGCTGGACCTGTACGCGGCCTGGGGCACCGGCGCGACCCTGGTCGCGGCGACCCGTGGCGACCTGCTGCGCCCCGTCCGCTTCGCCGCGGCCCGCGCCCTGACCCACTGGAACTCCGTGCCCTCGGTGATCTCCCTGGCCGAACGGCTGCGGGCGCTGAAACCGGGCAGCCTGCCGGGCCTGCGCCGCAGCATGTTCTGCGGCGAGCCGCTGACCCTCCGCCAGGCGCGGGCCTGGGCGCTGGCCGCCGGGAACAGCACGCTGGACAACGCCTACGGCCCCACGGAACTCACCGTCACCTGCGCCGGCCACCGGCTCCCCGCCGACCCCGGCGCCTGGCCGGACACCCCGAACGGCACCGTGCCGATCGGCCCCCTGCACCCCCGCCTGGAGGGCCGCCTCCTGGCCGGCGAACTGTGTGTGCGCGGCCCCCAGCGCTTCGCCGGCTACCTCGACCCGGCCGACAACGCGGGCCGCTTCCTCGCGCCCGACGGCACCCCGTACGACCCGGGGACGCCGCTCACGGACGCACACTGGTACCGCACGGGCGACCGCGTGACCGCGCTGTCCCCCTCGACCGCCGACGAGGGCCCCCTGGCCCCCGGCACACCCCTCGCCCACCTCGGCCGTGTCGACCAGCAGGTCCAGGTGCACGGCTACCGGGTCGAGCTGGGCGAGGTCGAGGCGGCACTGCGGCACCTGCCGGGCGTCCTCGACGCGGTGGCGGTGGCACTGCCGGTGCCGGGCGGCGGCCTCGAACTCGCGGCGGCCCACACCAGCGCCCCCGGCGCCCGGACCGAGGACCACCGCACGGCTCTGCGCCTGCGCCTGCCCCCGTACATGGTCCCGGCCCGGATCACCGCGCTCGCGGCACTCCCGCTGAACCCGAACGGCAAGGTGGACCGCGCCGCGGTCGAACGGCTGCTGCGCGCGCCGGAGCCGTCCTGA
- a CDS encoding 4-phosphopantetheinyl transferase produces MRPGLVVGPLAVAGGVWVVAGSGAPSTHPDDRRRAAALPEWRALRFLHGRGVLRELLRAVAPELACTDIVPDERGQPRLAGCPGAAISVSHSDTMVACAFAAEGRVGVDLQHPAPSVSATLVRRLLRSHAPGVLALAPARAATEVAWVWTAQEACVKAAGTGLAGRPWEIEVPPGSRGGHWGPYRWTCLRNVSGTPLSCAVGPAPPLGGAAGRPSPRSRLSRPSLSPKGVNDT; encoded by the coding sequence ATGAGGCCCGGCCTGGTGGTGGGCCCCCTGGCGGTCGCCGGGGGAGTGTGGGTGGTGGCGGGCTCCGGCGCCCCGAGCACCCACCCGGACGACCGGCGCCGCGCCGCCGCCCTGCCCGAGTGGCGCGCCCTCAGGTTCCTCCACGGGCGCGGTGTGCTGCGGGAGCTGCTGCGCGCGGTGGCGCCGGAACTGGCCTGCACCGACATCGTGCCCGACGAGCGCGGACAGCCCCGCCTCGCCGGGTGCCCCGGGGCCGCGATCAGCGTCTCGCACAGCGACACCATGGTGGCCTGCGCCTTCGCCGCCGAGGGGCGCGTCGGGGTGGACCTCCAGCACCCGGCGCCCTCGGTCAGTGCCACCCTGGTCCGCCGGTTGCTGCGCTCCCACGCACCCGGCGTCCTCGCGCTCGCACCGGCACGGGCGGCGACGGAGGTGGCCTGGGTGTGGACGGCCCAGGAGGCGTGCGTGAAGGCGGCGGGGACCGGACTGGCGGGACGGCCGTGGGAGATCGAGGTGCCGCCGGGAAGCCGCGGCGGCCACTGGGGACCGTACCGCTGGACCTGTCTGCGGAACGTCTCCGGAACACCGCTGAGCTGCGCCGTGGGCCCGGCCCCGCCGCTCGGAGGGGCGGCCGGCCGCCCCTCCCCGAGATCCCGGCTCTCCCGCCCCTCCCTCTCCCCGAAAGGCGTGAACGACACGTGA